Proteins found in one Nitrosopumilus maritimus SCM1 genomic segment:
- a CDS encoding ABC transporter ATP-binding protein codes for MDEILKIEHLKKYFTKKGMFGKESDTVRATDDISFSVKKGEVFVLAGESGSGKSTIAKLILRSIQPDSGKIFFEGQEIDNNPENLQKIRMGCQMIHQDPYDSINPRMKIGDIVSEPLEIHNIGNKDKRRRRVIEVLHEVKLEPAEEIIKKYPHMLSGGQRQRVVLARALSLKPKVILADEPVSMLDVSIRAEMLELMHELQKKYNISFIYITHDLATARYFGQRIGILYLGKIVEVGPIDQVLLSPKHPYTQALIDAISEPNPDNLHKDKKIRINEPSDIDILHGCRFRNRCPYVIDKCETEPKFEKIDDEHYSACHVKIN; via the coding sequence TTGGATGAAATTCTCAAAATAGAGCATTTGAAAAAATATTTTACAAAAAAAGGAATGTTTGGAAAAGAATCTGACACAGTAAGAGCAACGGATGACATTTCTTTTTCTGTAAAGAAAGGAGAGGTGTTTGTACTAGCAGGGGAATCCGGTTCAGGAAAATCAACTATTGCAAAATTAATTTTAAGATCAATACAGCCGGATTCAGGAAAAATATTTTTCGAAGGACAAGAAATTGACAACAATCCTGAAAATTTGCAAAAAATCAGAATGGGATGTCAAATGATTCATCAGGATCCATATGATTCGATAAATCCAAGAATGAAGATTGGAGATATTGTTTCAGAGCCACTTGAAATTCACAATATTGGAAATAAAGACAAAAGACGAAGAAGAGTAATCGAAGTTCTTCATGAAGTTAAGCTAGAACCAGCTGAAGAAATAATCAAAAAATATCCACATATGTTGTCAGGAGGTCAAAGACAAAGAGTGGTTTTAGCAAGAGCTCTGTCATTAAAACCAAAAGTCATTTTAGCAGATGAACCAGTCTCAATGCTTGATGTATCAATTAGAGCTGAAATGCTAGAGTTGATGCATGAATTACAAAAAAAATACAACATTTCATTTATCTATATCACACATGATTTGGCAACTGCAAGGTATTTTGGTCAAAGAATAGGAATTTTGTATTTAGGAAAGATTGTAGAAGTAGGACCTATTGATCAAGTGCTTCTTAGCCCAAAACATCCTTACACACAGGCGTTAATTGACGCAATATCAGAGCCAAATCCAGACAATTTACACAAGGATAAAAAAATCAGAATCAACGAACCGTCAGATATCGATATTCTACATGGCTGTAGATTCAGAAACAGATGCCCATATGTTATTGACAAATGTGAAACAGAACCAAAGTTTGAAAAGATAGATGATGAGCACTATTCAGCTTGTCATGTAAAAATCAACTAA